A single window of Pyxidicoccus xibeiensis DNA harbors:
- the speD gene encoding adenosylmethionine decarboxylase gives MLRSPHAGGSETLTTGQEWLVDASGCSPERLKDAAALAALFEEFIVLLELKVVGQPQWHVFPEPGGITGLTLLAESHLTIHTFPEHGFAAFNLYCCRHRPRPDFESILARHLGAASCNVRELKRGVTA, from the coding sequence ATGCTAAGAAGCCCCCACGCAGGAGGGAGTGAGACGCTGACCACGGGACAGGAGTGGCTGGTTGACGCGAGTGGCTGCTCTCCCGAGCGGCTCAAGGACGCGGCCGCGCTCGCGGCGCTCTTCGAGGAGTTCATCGTCTTGCTGGAGCTGAAGGTCGTCGGCCAGCCGCAGTGGCACGTCTTCCCGGAGCCCGGAGGCATCACCGGCCTGACGCTGCTGGCGGAGAGCCACCTGACCATCCACACCTTCCCGGAGCACGGCTTCGCCGCGTTCAATCTCTACTGCTGCCGCCACCGCCCGCGCCCGGACTTCGAGTCCATCCTGGCGCGGCACCTGGGCGCGGCGTCCTGCAACGTGCGTGAGCTGAAGCGGGGGGTGACGGCGTGA
- a CDS encoding lipase family protein, producing the protein MPEVPLPPAPTPTPAPASQSGAIARLSRALRGLPPAERWWGPGCGGLAGWLKRAALALPPEDLTPRFRTLLGRVREGEPVLPDEAKRHQYVLVRGMLGDELPGYLLDNVQRLERRGLDVREAPVDTEGLLADNVAVLREALLDAEHFGRSVVLVGHSKGGVEVTAVLALYPELRRVVRAVVTLQAPYGGSSIAHDLATTPELRRLIDFAFPLLFHGVSRSVEELSYTSRMEFIRKHPYPEGIPTVSLASSRLSRLSSLYPLQRYLNDRYGYAADGMVTAVDSEVPGAAVVRLDDLDHAEAALRALPGFNRYHPGDLTEVMVALALGAR; encoded by the coding sequence GTGCCCGAAGTCCCCCTGCCGCCCGCGCCCACCCCCACGCCCGCCCCGGCCAGCCAGTCCGGCGCCATTGCCCGGCTGTCCCGGGCCCTGCGCGGCCTGCCGCCGGCGGAGCGGTGGTGGGGCCCCGGCTGCGGAGGCCTGGCGGGCTGGCTGAAGCGGGCGGCCCTGGCGCTGCCCCCCGAGGACCTCACCCCGCGCTTCCGGACGCTGCTGGGGCGGGTGCGCGAGGGCGAGCCGGTGCTGCCGGACGAGGCGAAGCGGCACCAGTACGTGCTGGTGCGCGGAATGCTGGGCGACGAGCTGCCCGGCTACCTCCTGGACAACGTGCAGCGGCTGGAGCGCCGGGGCCTGGACGTGCGGGAAGCGCCGGTGGACACCGAGGGGCTGCTGGCGGACAACGTCGCGGTGCTGCGCGAGGCCCTGCTGGACGCGGAGCACTTCGGCCGCTCGGTGGTGCTGGTGGGCCACAGCAAGGGGGGCGTGGAAGTCACCGCCGTGCTGGCCCTGTACCCGGAGCTGCGCCGGGTGGTGCGCGCGGTGGTGACGCTGCAGGCGCCCTATGGGGGCTCCTCCATCGCCCATGACCTGGCCACCACGCCGGAGCTGCGGCGGCTCATCGACTTTGCCTTTCCCCTGCTTTTCCATGGCGTGTCCCGGTCCGTGGAGGAGCTCTCCTATACAAGTCGGATGGAGTTCATCCGAAAGCACCCCTACCCCGAAGGCATCCCCACGGTGTCCCTGGCCAGCTCGCGCCTGTCGCGCCTGTCCAGCCTGTACCCCCTGCAGCGCTACCTGAACGACAGGTACGGCTACGCGGCGGACGGCATGGTGACGGCGGTGGACTCGGAGGTGCCCGGGGCGGCGGTGGTGCGCCTGGACGACCTGGACCACGCGGAGGCCGCGCTGCGCGCCCTGCCGGGCTTCAACCGCTACCACCCCGGGGACCTCACCGAGGTGATGGTGGCGCTGGCCCTGGGCGCGCGCTGA
- a CDS encoding trigger factor — protein sequence MTTKDDPKGGGAARSLAELHALGIMKRMPAAYSLDSTEPVDLPQVTAPSLDGLTVPRVAPVPLAEQDLVDRFDALRRQHADRRNRAPGEDVGADDEVLLDVLGFANGRLMPFSTRESWWVQVTPDPLLPGFFEALVGAKVGQSFGIELKLPDTYVVESLRGQTARFLLDVKQARQLKLLADDSPELLKRLALGTLTDVMRHLANDVAREHTEAADRLTQERVLDALVERAQVGLSKALVDEEIRRRWADTERPILARKSLQPDELQEALEGWLQEPLTRADAARRLTLALVLRAIASRDGVQPERATTDALIDDLARLSGVTRQELGRTVKEDPALARRLYDLALHLATVDHVMRQVKLTPPVT from the coding sequence ATGACCACGAAGGATGACCCGAAGGGCGGTGGTGCCGCGCGCTCCCTGGCCGAGCTCCATGCGCTCGGCATCATGAAGCGGATGCCCGCCGCCTACTCCCTGGACAGCACGGAGCCGGTGGACCTGCCTCAGGTGACGGCGCCCTCGCTGGACGGGCTGACGGTGCCCCGGGTGGCCCCCGTCCCGCTCGCCGAGCAGGACCTGGTCGACCGCTTCGATGCGCTCCGCCGCCAGCACGCCGACCGCCGCAACCGGGCGCCGGGCGAGGACGTGGGCGCGGACGACGAGGTGCTGCTGGACGTGCTCGGCTTCGCCAACGGCCGGCTGATGCCCTTCTCCACGCGGGAGAGCTGGTGGGTGCAGGTGACGCCCGACCCGCTGCTGCCGGGCTTCTTCGAGGCCCTCGTCGGCGCGAAGGTGGGCCAGTCCTTCGGCATCGAGCTGAAGCTGCCGGACACCTACGTGGTGGAGTCCCTGCGCGGCCAGACGGCCCGCTTCCTCCTGGACGTGAAGCAGGCGCGGCAGCTGAAGCTGCTGGCGGACGACTCGCCGGAGCTGCTGAAGCGGCTGGCCCTGGGCACCCTCACGGACGTCATGCGCCACCTGGCCAATGACGTGGCTCGCGAGCACACCGAGGCGGCGGACCGTCTCACCCAGGAGCGGGTGCTGGACGCCCTGGTGGAGCGCGCCCAGGTGGGGTTGTCCAAGGCGCTGGTGGACGAGGAGATTCGCCGCCGCTGGGCGGACACCGAGCGTCCCATCCTCGCTCGCAAGAGCCTCCAGCCGGACGAGCTTCAGGAAGCGCTGGAGGGCTGGCTGCAGGAGCCGCTCACCCGCGCGGACGCTGCGCGGCGGCTGACGCTGGCCCTGGTGCTGCGCGCCATCGCCTCGCGGGATGGCGTCCAGCCCGAGCGTGCCACCACCGACGCGCTCATCGACGACCTGGCCCGCCTGTCCGGCGTCACCCGTCAGGAACTGGGGAGGACGGTGAAGGAGGACCCCGCGCTCGCCCGGCGGCTGTACGACCTGGCGCTGCACCTGGCCACCGTCGACCACGTGATGAGGCAGGTGAAGCTGACGCCGCCCGTGACGTGA
- a CDS encoding peptidylprolyl isomerase has protein sequence MRTRILTTVLLCLSLAACTKDSEKKEPASGATPSPTTPVKPAEPATPPPAPPAAKPPPTEAAASGEWMKKVEAGQDVYATLDTNQGAIVVRLFSKDAPKTVANFVGLATGEKPWTNPDTNKLERGRSLYEGVIFHRVIPGFMIQGGDPTGTGRGDPGYRFEDEFQSGRTFNKTGLLAMANAGPGTNGSQFFITTSTPDFLNNRHTIFGEVVQGYDVVEKISNVQRDRNDRPLQPVVIQKVVMSDQAPAGKK, from the coding sequence ATGCGTACCCGAATCCTGACGACCGTCCTCCTCTGCCTGTCCCTCGCCGCCTGCACCAAGGACTCCGAGAAGAAGGAGCCCGCCAGCGGTGCCACGCCTTCCCCCACCACTCCGGTGAAGCCCGCCGAGCCGGCCACCCCGCCTCCGGCCCCGCCCGCCGCCAAGCCGCCCCCGACCGAGGCCGCCGCCTCGGGCGAGTGGATGAAGAAGGTGGAAGCCGGCCAGGACGTCTACGCCACGCTGGACACCAACCAGGGTGCCATCGTCGTGCGCCTGTTCTCCAAGGACGCGCCGAAGACGGTGGCCAACTTCGTGGGCCTGGCCACGGGCGAGAAGCCGTGGACGAACCCGGACACAAACAAGCTCGAGCGGGGCCGTTCGCTGTACGAGGGCGTCATCTTCCACCGCGTGATTCCGGGCTTCATGATTCAGGGTGGAGACCCCACGGGCACCGGCCGCGGCGACCCGGGCTATCGCTTCGAGGACGAGTTCCAGAGCGGCCGCACCTTCAACAAGACCGGTCTGCTGGCCATGGCCAACGCGGGCCCCGGCACCAACGGCAGCCAGTTCTTCATCACCACCTCCACGCCGGACTTCCTCAACAACCGCCACACCATCTTCGGTGAGGTGGTGCAGGGCTACGACGTGGTGGAGAAGATCTCCAACGTCCAGCGCGACAGGAACGACCGGCCGCTGCAGCCGGTGGTCATCCAGAAGGTTGTGATGAGCGACCAGGCCCCGGCGGGCAAGAAGTAA
- a CDS encoding alpha/beta hydrolase, giving the protein MGSRTARRIATRLGELDCHVVDALPEGATADLAVVLCHGLGAPATDLVPLAPELMSLEAALADRVRFVFPGAPLTMEAYGMPQGRAWFHLPDAIMRGQLRDWDLFAREVPPGLPAARRALMSVVDALSTSMKLPYGRIVLGGFSQGGMVTTDVALRLEEAPAGLAILSGTLTSEPEWRQKAKARKGLPVFQGHGRYDDLLPIATAERLRDVLVESGLEVDFLPFDGPHTIAPEELERLASFLVARLGGR; this is encoded by the coding sequence ATGGGCAGCCGCACCGCGCGACGCATCGCCACGCGGCTGGGGGAGCTGGACTGCCACGTCGTGGACGCGCTCCCCGAGGGCGCCACTGCCGACCTGGCCGTCGTGCTCTGCCACGGCCTCGGCGCGCCGGCCACGGACCTGGTGCCGCTGGCGCCGGAGTTGATGTCGCTGGAGGCGGCGCTGGCCGACCGGGTGCGCTTCGTCTTCCCAGGTGCTCCGCTGACGATGGAGGCGTATGGCATGCCGCAGGGGCGTGCCTGGTTCCACCTGCCCGACGCCATCATGCGCGGGCAGCTGCGGGACTGGGACCTGTTCGCCCGCGAGGTGCCTCCAGGCCTCCCCGCGGCGCGCCGGGCCTTGATGAGCGTGGTGGACGCCCTGTCCACGTCGATGAAGCTGCCCTATGGCCGCATCGTCCTGGGGGGCTTCAGCCAGGGCGGCATGGTGACCACGGACGTGGCGCTGCGGCTGGAGGAGGCGCCCGCGGGGCTGGCCATCCTGTCCGGGACGCTGACGTCCGAGCCGGAGTGGCGGCAGAAGGCGAAGGCCCGCAAGGGGCTGCCGGTGTTCCAGGGCCACGGCCGGTATGACGACCTGCTGCCCATCGCCACCGCCGAGCGCCTGCGCGACGTGCTGGTGGAGTCAGGGCTGGAAGTGGACTTCCTGCCCTTCGACGGGCCGCACACGATTGCGCCGGAGGAGCTGGAGCGGCTGGCCTCGTTCCTGGTGGCGCGGCTGGGAGGGCGCTGA
- a CDS encoding secondary thiamine-phosphate synthase enzyme YjbQ codes for MYHARELTVSTRGRGFTDITGDVQRAVADSGARQGLCTVFLHHTSASLLLCENADPDVRKDLESFFARLVKDGDPLFVHDAEGPDDMPAHVRTVLTQNSLSIPVKDGAADLGTWQGVYVWEHRTSPHRRRVTVSVVG; via the coding sequence ATGTACCACGCGAGGGAGCTGACGGTGTCCACGCGGGGGCGCGGCTTCACCGACATCACCGGCGACGTGCAGCGGGCGGTGGCGGACAGCGGCGCCCGGCAGGGGCTGTGCACCGTCTTCCTGCACCACACCAGCGCGTCCCTGCTGCTGTGTGAAAACGCGGACCCGGACGTGCGGAAGGATTTGGAGTCCTTCTTCGCGCGCCTGGTGAAGGACGGGGACCCGCTGTTCGTGCACGACGCGGAGGGGCCGGACGACATGCCCGCGCACGTGCGGACGGTGCTCACGCAGAACTCGCTGAGCATCCCCGTGAAGGACGGGGCGGCGGACCTGGGGACGTGGCAGGGCGTCTACGTCTGGGAGCACCGCACGTCACCGCACCGCCGCCGCGTCACAGTGTCCGTGGTGGGCTGA
- a CDS encoding SprB repeat-containing protein produces the protein MRRSAIRDWLCLGSAVLLLGACGGAPEDLRESSEPVADSAAAQADGEVASLSAPTVSISCARPAASNVTCTASASGGVPPYRYFWSQTTYRYDTNRNYHGVAQEGGASRTYFICTEPNDIWPAEFNIKPWVYVLDATGVQSMLAYNAQWFTCM, from the coding sequence ATGCGGCGCTCCGCGATTCGTGACTGGCTTTGCCTGGGTTCGGCCGTACTGCTGTTGGGGGCTTGCGGTGGTGCTCCGGAAGACCTGCGGGAGTCCAGCGAGCCGGTGGCCGATTCCGCGGCCGCGCAGGCTGACGGGGAGGTCGCTTCGCTGTCGGCTCCGACAGTCTCCATCTCGTGCGCGCGTCCGGCTGCCTCGAACGTGACCTGCACCGCGTCGGCCTCGGGGGGCGTGCCTCCCTACAGGTACTTCTGGTCACAGACGACTTACCGGTACGACACCAACAGGAACTACCACGGGGTCGCCCAGGAGGGAGGCGCGAGCAGGACCTACTTCATCTGCACTGAGCCCAACGACATCTGGCCCGCGGAATTCAACATCAAGCCGTGGGTCTATGTGCTCGATGCCACGGGAGTGCAGTCGATGCTTGCCTACAATGCCCAGTGGTTCACCTGCATGTGA
- a CDS encoding L,D-transpeptidase family protein: protein MDGGVGVQGPVALEARDGAAGAGGQGVAGASPAVHGALPGAMAAEAGGAGAPSATSGAPSEALLADAGTRVGEASPTAAGAVTPVEAADGGASASAASEALLAEWQRTGAATSTDGGVEPEPGPRPMQDLAEVAAFESAAALVVASALPGFDGSRAHAPALSSDPAMNVMPKPPPRDEAGEGAEPPPAEQLVVISDRKNPGVELVLGPDGEPLEDSTLVLDDIDPSLDPEDYEPGLEPASGADAGTELAPYAVPYAPDAGSLRVRRSIAVRQEPRRDAPPLGTVAQDMRVRWKGTTAMRGPDCDAWVEIEPRGWVCERYLEPNFREPRVRDLPKLREGELTPGIYARVVGKRVRAFPSLALARARRKGVLLKGSVTVQLRGQVRVGRRTFWRTTEGQYLEARVLREYRPSSFEGVDAEALAELSTPFAWAQSRTRPGADVEVRVAPDASAARETVLPPRTLVAVRELSADGNWVLIAEDHWVAREDLHVAWFTPAPPGVEPGDRWLDVDLDAQVLVAYEGERPVYATLISSGKAGTDTPEGLFRIWIKFAEADMTGNGTAGNDTYRVATVPWTMFFQDDYALHTAYWHDRFGEPMSHGCINLAPKDAKALYTWAAPEVPTGWSMVHATPDAPGSWVRIRGQARPPEKARKVVVAATRHGR, encoded by the coding sequence GTGGATGGCGGCGTCGGCGTGCAGGGGCCGGTGGCCCTGGAGGCGCGGGATGGCGCCGCAGGCGCGGGTGGGCAGGGGGTGGCGGGTGCGTCGCCTGCCGTCCACGGCGCTCTTCCCGGCGCAATGGCCGCTGAGGCGGGAGGCGCTGGTGCGCCTTCAGCCACGAGCGGCGCTCCGTCGGAGGCCCTGCTCGCGGATGCCGGTACGCGGGTCGGTGAGGCCAGCCCGACAGCCGCTGGAGCCGTCACGCCGGTGGAGGCCGCCGATGGTGGCGCTTCCGCCAGCGCAGCGTCGGAAGCGCTGCTCGCGGAGTGGCAGCGGACCGGGGCTGCGACGAGCACGGACGGCGGTGTGGAGCCCGAGCCCGGGCCTCGTCCCATGCAGGACCTCGCGGAGGTCGCCGCCTTCGAGTCGGCAGCCGCGCTCGTGGTGGCCTCCGCGCTGCCGGGCTTCGACGGCTCGCGCGCCCATGCGCCCGCGCTCTCCAGCGACCCCGCGATGAACGTCATGCCCAAACCCCCGCCCCGCGACGAGGCCGGCGAGGGCGCGGAGCCTCCTCCCGCCGAGCAGCTCGTCGTCATCTCCGACCGGAAGAACCCGGGCGTGGAGCTGGTGCTCGGTCCGGACGGGGAGCCGCTGGAGGACTCCACCCTGGTGCTCGACGACATCGACCCGTCCCTGGACCCGGAGGACTACGAGCCCGGCCTGGAGCCCGCGAGCGGCGCGGACGCGGGGACGGAGCTGGCGCCCTACGCGGTGCCCTATGCGCCGGACGCGGGCTCGCTGCGGGTGCGGCGCTCCATCGCCGTGCGCCAGGAGCCCCGCCGGGACGCACCGCCGCTGGGCACGGTGGCCCAGGACATGCGCGTGCGCTGGAAGGGCACCACGGCGATGCGCGGGCCGGACTGCGACGCGTGGGTGGAAATCGAGCCGCGCGGCTGGGTCTGCGAGCGCTACCTGGAGCCCAACTTCCGCGAGCCCCGCGTGAGAGACCTGCCCAAGCTTCGCGAGGGCGAGCTGACGCCGGGCATCTACGCGCGCGTGGTGGGCAAGCGCGTGCGCGCCTTTCCGAGCCTCGCCCTGGCCCGCGCCCGGAGGAAGGGCGTGCTGCTGAAGGGCTCGGTGACGGTGCAGCTGCGAGGGCAGGTGCGCGTGGGCCGCCGGACGTTCTGGCGCACCACGGAGGGCCAGTACCTGGAGGCGCGCGTGCTGCGCGAGTACCGGCCGTCCTCCTTCGAGGGCGTGGATGCGGAGGCGCTCGCGGAGCTGTCCACCCCCTTCGCTTGGGCCCAGTCCCGCACCCGGCCCGGGGCCGACGTGGAGGTGCGGGTGGCGCCGGATGCGAGCGCGGCGCGCGAGACGGTGCTGCCGCCTCGCACGCTGGTGGCGGTGCGGGAGCTGTCGGCGGATGGCAACTGGGTGCTCATCGCGGAGGACCACTGGGTGGCGCGCGAGGACCTGCACGTGGCCTGGTTCACGCCCGCGCCTCCCGGAGTCGAGCCGGGAGACCGGTGGCTGGACGTGGACCTGGATGCGCAGGTGCTGGTGGCCTACGAGGGCGAGCGGCCCGTGTACGCGACGCTCATCTCCTCCGGGAAGGCGGGCACGGACACGCCGGAGGGGCTGTTCCGCATCTGGATAAAGTTCGCCGAAGCCGACATGACGGGCAACGGCACCGCGGGCAACGACACCTACCGGGTGGCCACGGTGCCGTGGACCATGTTCTTCCAGGACGACTACGCGCTGCACACCGCCTACTGGCACGACCGCTTCGGCGAGCCGATGAGCCATGGCTGCATCAACCTGGCGCCGAAGGACGCGAAGGCGCTGTACACGTGGGCGGCGCCGGAGGTGCCCACCGGCTGGTCCATGGTCCACGCGACGCCGGACGCGCCCGGCTCCTGGGTGCGGATTCGCGGCCAGGCCCGGCCGCCGGAGAAGGCGCGCAAGGTGGTGGTCGCCGCGACGCGGCACGGACGCTAG
- a CDS encoding TIM44-like domain-containing protein: MLLRLLVFLTVLLPLPALAGPGGKIVSAAFRSPLGRVVLIALALILLPLLVYVAVKEWRAERRTRAALKTLGAIRPEFDWLTLNDRVVECFHRIHSAWRRAAMREASDWMTDWYWQNQQLVHLDRWEREGLVNRCTVNEVKRVRPLMVACRNEDGQGGGSRVVVAITAEMEDYLESCITGHIVEGKKGFTEATTVWTFVLHDGRWRVNNIEPDAMTLTYASVGNELEALLAPSSQVTRARDAR; the protein is encoded by the coding sequence ATGCTCCTGCGCCTCCTGGTCTTCCTGACCGTCCTGCTCCCCCTGCCCGCGCTGGCCGGGCCGGGCGGGAAGATTGTCTCCGCGGCCTTCCGCTCGCCCCTGGGGAGGGTGGTGCTCATCGCGCTCGCCCTCATCCTGCTGCCGCTGTTGGTGTACGTGGCGGTGAAGGAGTGGCGCGCGGAGCGGCGGACCCGGGCGGCCCTGAAGACGCTGGGGGCAATCCGGCCGGAGTTCGACTGGCTGACCCTGAACGACCGCGTCGTGGAGTGCTTCCACCGCATCCACTCCGCCTGGCGGCGCGCGGCCATGCGGGAGGCCTCCGACTGGATGACCGACTGGTACTGGCAGAACCAGCAGCTCGTCCACCTGGACCGCTGGGAGCGGGAGGGGCTGGTGAATCGCTGCACGGTGAACGAGGTGAAGCGCGTGCGGCCCCTCATGGTGGCGTGCCGGAACGAGGACGGCCAGGGCGGCGGCTCACGCGTGGTGGTGGCCATCACCGCGGAGATGGAGGACTACCTGGAGTCCTGCATCACCGGCCACATCGTGGAGGGAAAGAAGGGCTTCACCGAGGCCACCACGGTGTGGACGTTCGTCCTCCATGATGGCCGCTGGCGCGTGAACAACATCGAGCCGGACGCCATGACGCTCACCTACGCGAGCGTCGGGAACGAGCTGGAGGCCCTGCTGGCCCCCAGCAGCCAGGTCACCCGGGCCAGGGACGCGCGGTAG
- a CDS encoding class I SAM-dependent methyltransferase: MSTSSPLAVPEPWDLVAPEYARELMPVFETFSADALARTGVGRGTRVLDVAAGPGTLALLAARRGARVTAIDFSPRMVELLRERVAGERLEVEARVGDGMELPFQDRAFDAGFSMFGLMFFPDRARGFRELHRVLVPGGRAAVSSWLPLERSPAMNVVYKSFAELMSAGGGSSGAPRDGMMPLSDAETCQREMSEAGFVDVAVHEVVGSVEYPSTVALVDAMARSAAPIVLARKAMGAQWDGVVRAWRERVEATLGTGPQTSLFNAYLTVGTRK; the protein is encoded by the coding sequence ATGTCGACGTCTTCGCCCCTCGCCGTGCCCGAGCCCTGGGACCTCGTCGCGCCGGAGTACGCGCGCGAGCTGATGCCCGTGTTCGAGACGTTCTCCGCCGACGCACTCGCGCGCACGGGCGTGGGGCGGGGGACGCGCGTCCTGGACGTCGCGGCCGGCCCCGGGACGCTCGCGCTGCTGGCGGCGCGGCGCGGTGCGCGGGTGACGGCGATTGATTTCTCGCCCCGCATGGTCGAGCTCCTGCGGGAGCGGGTGGCAGGGGAGCGACTCGAGGTCGAGGCGCGCGTCGGCGATGGAATGGAGCTTCCATTCCAGGACCGGGCGTTCGACGCGGGGTTCTCGATGTTCGGGCTGATGTTCTTCCCGGACCGGGCGCGCGGCTTCCGGGAGCTGCACCGGGTGCTCGTCCCGGGCGGCCGGGCCGCCGTGTCGAGCTGGCTTCCCCTGGAGCGCTCGCCGGCGATGAACGTGGTCTACAAGAGCTTCGCCGAGCTGATGAGCGCGGGAGGGGGCAGCAGCGGGGCCCCGCGTGACGGCATGATGCCGCTGTCCGACGCGGAGACCTGCCAGCGCGAGATGTCCGAGGCCGGCTTCGTCGACGTGGCCGTGCACGAGGTGGTGGGCAGCGTGGAGTACCCGTCGACGGTGGCGCTGGTGGATGCGATGGCGAGGTCGGCCGCGCCCATCGTCCTGGCGCGCAAGGCGATGGGGGCGCAGTGGGACGGCGTGGTGCGGGCGTGGCGCGAGCGGGTGGAGGCGACGCTCGGCACAGGCCCGCAGACGAGCCTCTTCAACGCGTACCTCACGGTGGGCACGCGGAAGTGA
- a CDS encoding peptidase C39 family protein, with amino-acid sequence MNVRPLSTVGLLLASTLTACVSPPKGPEAAPEEVGTPARLWRRSAAERDFERFTREGTALAADGALELDATARTGSEPVPAGPAADGGTRLHTEGYRYGVAVSDTQLVPGGFTTVVPSFDALTPPGTWLKVTLAARIEGTWTKDYELGVWAFDKEPVARHSVDGQEDADGRVSTDTLNLRRRADALRMTVWLYSSRPEATPRVRALSAAVSDKHGLPQDAASERVAWGKVLDVPGYSQMLYPEGGPVWCSPTSTTMLLAYWSRKLERPELLTTVPASADRTHDYVYGGTGNWTFNTAYASAMGGGALHGMVLRLDGFAQVERLIAVGIPVSISIAYEEGTLKSSPVRRSDGHLIVVKGFTPEGDVVCNDPAFKTDETVEVTYSREELWRAWQHSRGAAYVVWPAGTSLPADVVGLLK; translated from the coding sequence ATGAACGTCCGTCCGCTCTCCACTGTGGGTCTCCTGCTTGCCTCGACACTGACGGCCTGTGTCTCGCCGCCCAAGGGCCCCGAGGCCGCGCCGGAGGAGGTGGGGACCCCGGCCCGCCTGTGGCGGCGCAGCGCGGCGGAGCGGGACTTCGAGCGCTTCACCCGCGAGGGCACGGCGCTCGCGGCGGACGGCGCGCTGGAGCTGGATGCCACGGCACGCACGGGCAGCGAGCCGGTGCCCGCCGGCCCGGCGGCGGACGGCGGCACGCGCTTGCACACGGAGGGCTACCGCTACGGCGTCGCCGTCTCGGACACGCAGCTCGTCCCGGGAGGCTTCACCACGGTGGTGCCGTCCTTCGACGCGCTCACCCCGCCCGGGACGTGGCTGAAGGTGACGCTCGCCGCGCGCATCGAGGGCACCTGGACGAAGGACTACGAGCTGGGCGTGTGGGCCTTCGACAAGGAGCCCGTGGCGCGTCACAGCGTGGACGGGCAGGAAGACGCGGACGGAAGGGTCTCCACGGACACGCTCAACCTCCGCCGCCGGGCGGACGCGCTGCGGATGACGGTGTGGCTCTACTCGTCGCGCCCGGAGGCCACGCCGCGCGTGCGGGCGCTGTCGGCGGCGGTGAGTGACAAGCACGGCCTGCCCCAGGACGCCGCGTCGGAGCGCGTGGCGTGGGGCAAGGTGCTGGACGTGCCGGGCTACTCGCAGATGCTCTATCCGGAGGGCGGGCCGGTGTGGTGCTCGCCCACGTCCACCACGATGCTGCTCGCCTACTGGAGCCGGAAGCTGGAGCGGCCGGAGCTGCTCACCACGGTGCCCGCGTCGGCCGACCGGACCCATGACTACGTCTACGGCGGCACGGGCAACTGGACCTTCAACACGGCCTACGCGTCGGCCATGGGCGGCGGCGCGTTGCACGGCATGGTGCTGCGCCTGGACGGCTTCGCCCAGGTGGAGCGGCTCATCGCCGTGGGCATCCCGGTCAGCATCAGCATCGCCTACGAGGAGGGGACGCTGAAGAGCTCGCCGGTGCGCCGCTCGGATGGGCACCTCATCGTGGTGAAGGGCTTCACGCCGGAAGGCGACGTGGTGTGCAACGACCCCGCCTTCAAGACCGACGAGACGGTGGAGGTGACCTACTCGCGCGAGGAGCTGTGGCGGGCGTGGCAGCACTCGCGCGGTGCGGCCTACGTGGTATGGCCGGCGGGCACGTCGCTGCCGGCGGACGTGGTCGGACTCCTGAAGTAG